GCTCCAGCTTCACTCACTACAAATACTTGAATATCATTTTTAAAATGGACTTTTCTAATGAGTGCTTCGGTTTCCCGAGATGCTGTTCCATTACCAATGGCAATAGCTTCAATTTGATAAGCTTCCGCAAGGGAACTTATTTTTTTCATGGCACCAATGGCATCACTTTTTGGCGGATGCGGATAAATGGTTTCGTTGTGTTTTAATTTGCCTTGCGCGTCTAGACACACAATTTTGCAACCTGTTCTGAAACCAGGATCAATGGCTAAAACACGTTTTTCACCTAGTGGCGAACCTAGTAATAATTGTTTTAAGTTTTTGGCAAATACAGTAATAGCGGAAGCATCGGCTTTTTCTTTGGCATTTTGAAGAGCTTCATTACTTAAGGACGGAAATAATAAGCGTTTGTAAGCATCTTGGATGGCTAATTGAATTTGAGAGGCACATGCGTTTCTGGATTTAATTATGCGATCTTCAATTTTAAATAAGGCTTTTTCGTCATCAATGGAGATTTTTGCTTTTATAAATCCTTCCTTTTCGGCACGAAGAATGGCGAGTAATCTATGTGATGGAATGCGGCTTAACGATTCTTCCCATTCAAAATAATCACGAAATTTCTGTGCTGCTTCATCATCTTTTTTAGATTTTACCACCTTGGTAGAAATTATCGCAAAACGTTCTAATTGCTGTCGGATATTATTTCTAACATCGGTTCGTTCGTTAATCCATTCCGAGATAATATGTCTGGCACCTTCCAAAGCGTCTTCAGCAGAAGAAATATCGCCTTTTATATATTTATGAGCAATGGAGTCAACATCTGAAGCATTCTGACTCATGATTATTTTAGCCAAAGGTTCCAAGCCGTTCTTTCTGGCCGTTTCAGCTTTAGTTTTTCTACTTTTTTTAAATGGTAAATAGATGTCTTCTAATGTGGTAATATCTTGAGTGGCTTCTATTTTTTGTCTCAATTCAGCGCTTAAAACATCTTGATCTTCTAATGCTTTTAAAATAGTGATTTTTCGTTTTTCTAGCGTTTCAAACTGCTCCTTGTATTTAACGATGTCACCAATTTGAACTTCATCTAAATTTCCGGTGCGTTCTTTTCGGTAGCGCGAAATAAACGGAATCGTGCTTCCATCGTTTAATAATTCAACCGTATTTTTTACTGATGTTCCTGGTAATTGGGTATGGGTAATAATATAGGATACTAATTGCATGTAAGTCGTTTAAATAAAGTGTAAATATAAGGGCGTTCGCCACCAAACGGATTTATAAAGGTGTGATTGAAGCTGGAAATAAGTTCAAAATCCGAACCTAATTCGTCTTGAAGCATGCTGGTGTTATAACGTTTTAAATCCAGTCCGCAGCATTTTTCAGCGCCATTAGTTGCAAAAACGGCAATGAGGACAAACCCATTTTTAGCAACTATTTGCTTAATGAGATTGAAATATGCTTGTTGGTTCTTTTCGGCAAGAAAGAAATGTAACACAGCACGATCTATCCATAAATCTATGGGTTCTAATTGGTTTAATTTTTTTGGTTTTGTTAAATCATCAACCACACAATTCAAATTATAATTATGTGAGTTTTTAATGCGTGTTTGCAGTTTTTCAAGTGCTTGATTACTCAAATCATTTACAATAAGGTTTGTATAGTCGGCATCCAAAAGCGCATCGATTAAGGTGGTTGTTCCTGCGCCAACATTTAGAATTCTGGCATCTTTGGGAAGTTGCGTTTTTAAAACCAGTTTCATGGTTTGTTCAGGATTTTCTTCAAACCAACCCAATTGATTATCGGCTTTATTATAAGCGGTATTCCAATGCAATTTTAATTCCGATGACATAATATATGGTATTTGAAACGTTACCGATTCGTGATACGTAACGCCGTTTTTTCAGTGCTGTAAATTACTAAAAAAACCTCGCAGTACATAGTCTGCGAGGTTTTTCATTTATAATAATGTAATGGACTATTCTACAGCTTCAAATACTGCTAAAGGTGCCATTTTTGCCTTGTTTAATGTCATGGTATTTCCGCTTAAGGAAAAATTATCAACGGTATTTAAAACCTCTAAAAATTTCTGCTCAATCTTCATATCTTCTTCGGGACACGATTTCATGGTAGTAGCCATTTTAGATAGTTTCAACTGTAATTTATTGGCTACTTCAAAAGATCCATTAAAATTATTGCAACCGGCATGTCCAAAAACTTTATTTTCATCGGTTGCAAATGAAATAAATGCTTCAGAATCGGTAATATCTTGACCCATTAATTTCACTAATTTCCATTTGGTATCAGTAAATGCTATCTCACCAGTGTTATTCATATCCTGTTTTTGCAGTACGTAAAATTCTGCCAATTCGCCTGTTACAACTTCGCCAGATTTATCTAATTGGATGAGTTTGTTTTCACCCACTTTAAATTTGGTTTCATTATCGTCAGACAGCAAAATATTTTGGCCATTATCTTCCCATTTGTAGTATCCACGGGTTTCAAAGACACCATCTTTTTTGCCTAAATAATCCATAACTGCCTCGTAAGACATGTCTTCGTTTAATCGAATCGTTGTTTTAATACCTTCGCAATCGGCACAAGGTAATGTTCCAACATACGTGCCTTTCCAGTCCAATGAATTTTGACTGGTATGCATATCTGGTTTCGTTTCATTTTCGGTTATTTCAACTTCTGTTGATTCTGTGTTTTCTTGTTTGTCTGATTTGCAGCTCACAGAAAATAGGAGTGCTAAAACAGCAAAGGCTACAATGTGTTTTTTCATAATAGGTGTTTTTAATTTCCTGATTGTTGTTGTGCTTGATTCACCATTTCCTCGTTAGGAACAATAGCAATGTTTACACGTCTGTTTTTAGCGCGACCTTCAGGTGTTGAATTATCAACTATAGGTTGCTCTTCTCCAAACCAATGTGTGGTTAAACGAGAACTGCTAATGCCTTTAACGTCTCTTAAATAATCTGTTACAGCCATAGCTCTATTTTTAGATAGGGTCATATTATACGCATCATTACCGTTACTATCTGTATGACCAACAATTAAAAGGTTAGTATCTGGATATTCTTTAAATACGCCAGCTAATTTATCTAAATTTTCTCGCGATTGTGCGTTAATATTGTATTTTTCTGTGGCAAAATGAACACCACTATTTTCATCAAATGTCACAACGATACCTTGATCTACACGTTCCACGGTTGCGCCAGGAACTTCTTCTTCAATACGTTGTGCTTGTTTATCCATTTGGTTTCCAATAATGACACCTGCGCCACCACCAACAACACCACCGATTACAGCGCCTAATTCAGAACTACCACCTTTAACATTGTTTCCAATGATGGCTCCTAAAATTGCACCTCCAGCGACACCAATGGCAGCACCTTTCTGTCTGTTATTCGAATTTTCTACAGCCTTACAGTTGGTAAAACTAATTACCAAAACACCTGCAAGTGCTATTAACGTTATTTTATTAATTACTTTTCTCATTATTTTATTGTTTTGTAAAATTCATAAATATGGTGAATGGGCTTCCGTCTAAAGTTACGGTCTGGCGCCATTGCATGGTTGTTGCTGTAATTCCAGCTAATTTTAAGCGATAGCCTTGGTTGGTATCTGAATTACCTTTAGCATCTACTGGTTTTAATAAAAAATCATATAAACCTGAAGTCGGATCAATTTCTTGAATGCTAAATTTAAATTTTCGTGGACCTGTAGCACAATTTCCACTATTAATTACATAGGTTCCCGAATTATTGTTTGGAACAAAATTCCAAGTACTGCCTTCAAAACAATCCGTTGAGGTGTCGTTAAACAAATCGACCGCAAAAGATCCTGTTTTACTATAATTAAAGGAGTTTAAGGTCCAGCTGCCTTTCAAATCTTTCTCCGAGTCGCGCACAACTTTGGTTGTACCGCAGGATAATAAACTTAAGGTTAATACTAATACTATAATATGTCTCATAAATGTTAAATTTTATATTTCAAATGTACATCTTAATAGGTTTGTATATTAATTCAAATGAAAAAAAACCGAATGCTAAAAAAGAATTAGAACCCTTTAAATCTGTCTAATATTGAACTTATCTATCCCTGTTGTACTTTCTGATAACGTGACTGCCAATTAACACCTATTTAAAAGGCACTAAACTATATGTTGCGTTTTTTAAATCGAAAGATCCATAATAAAGTTGATTATGATGAAAAAACACATCTTCAGCTGTGATATATTTATAGTTATGGCTGAATTTTTTTATTTTTTCAAAAACATTTTCAGAAACCTTGCCTTTCACATGATTAAAATCGCTGTCAAATTTAGAAGTGAAATATGTTGATTTTGACGATGTATACGAGCTGTAACTATAATGTGTAGGATTTATTGTCACCACATGTGTCGTTCCAGCAGTGACCATTCCGCCTGTCATCATCATACTTCCACCTGTGCTTATTTCTTTATTGCCACCAAGGGTTATATAGTAATGATTATCCTGAAACAGAACAGTCAAACCTAAATCACCAGTGGAAATTTTACGCAAATATTTCGAACTTTCTTCTAGTTCACGACGGTTTACAAAAGGCACAGCTGTTGCTCCTTCCTGAATTATTGGTGTGTTTTTAAACGTGATATGAGCATCTTTTTTTACAAAAAACTCTTTAATTGGCGTTCCCGAAATATCATTGATTATAAAGCGCATTTCGTCTCTGGAACTTGCGATTTGATAAAAGTATTCAGGACTCATATACGAGTTATACCGTTTTAAATCGCCCAATTTGCCTGTTGGATACTCATAAATTTTTGTGCTATGCGAAAAATCATCAAAATTAATGGTGAAGGCTAATGTTCCGATATCTTCAATCTCAAAAGTAAGAAATACTAAATTATCATACTGGTACATTTTATTAGCTCTTGACGTTTGCTCAATAGCATTAGGTACACGCGGATCAATTTTTTGAATATTTGTTTTTAAGGTTCCAGCAAATGAAAACGAACTATAACTTTTCCGTTCGCGCAAATTAACATCGTCGTGGTTTATTGGTATGCGAGTGACGGTTTTGAAGCCTAAAGCGTCGGTCATTTCCCGAATAATAATTACTTGTTCTGATGTGCTGGATAAAACATATAATTTGTTTTTATAATTAATAGCCTCAATAAACAGTTCATTATTAAAGTCGAAATCAAGTTCCGTAGCTGTACTTTTTTTTGTCTTGAAATCTAAAGTAAGAACGGCAAATTGCGTTTTCTTTTCATTAGAAAATAAAATGTGCTGTTGGGAGTCCGTTAATTTAAAACCTAAAGCCTGGTCATACTTACTTTTTATAAGTTCTGTTTGAAATTGCGATTGCAATTCAAAATCCGAATTAAACAAGTAGGCATAAACATCTTTACGCTCTACCATCAGTATGGTTAAATCGTTAGTAACTGTATTAGAAAGTGTAAAAGCATCTTTACTTGTTTTTCTGGAAACGTCTTCGTTTTTAAATGATAAAACTGCTTTTTGACTGAACATGCTGAATGCACTCAAAAAGAGCAACATAAATACGGTAATTTTATTCATAAAGTAGGTTTAAGAAATTTGAAGTCCATTTGTTACCGAAGCATCATCAGGATTTACAAATACCAATGCGCCTTCCGGGTTTTCCGTCATTAAAATCATGCCTTGACTTTCCACCCCTCGTAACTTTCTAGGAGCTAAATTGACTAAAACCGTCACTTTTCTGCCAATAATATCTTCGGGTTTAAAACTTTCGGCAATTCCGGAAACAATGGTTCTAACATCAATACCTGTGTCTACTTTTAACACTAAAAGCTTATTGGCTTTTGGCATTTTTTCGGCCTCTAAAATCGTTCCTACCCGTAAATCGAGTTTCGAGAAATCCTCAAAACTAATGGTTTCTTTTTCAGGCTCTACGGCTTTATTGGAAGCTTCATTGGCTTTTTTACTGGCTTCTAATTTTTCTAATTGCAGTTGAATGGTTTCATCTTCTATTTTAGAAAATAATAATTCGGCTGGACCAATTTGATGTCCTGCTGGAATTAGAGTTGGTTTGGTTGAAATATCGTTCCATGAGTTCTTAACTTCACCAGAACTATCACTATCATTTTCAGCTACGCGAAGAATCTTTTTCAATTTTGCAGATGTAAACGGTAAAAATGGTTCGCCTAAAGTGGCTAAAGCGGAAGCAATTTGTAAAGCGACAAACATAATTGTTTTGGTTCGCGCTTCATCTGTTTTAACCAGTTTCCAAGGTTCTTCATCTGCTAAATATTTATTACCTAATCGCGCTAAATTCATGAATTCTTGACTTGCTTCACGAAATCTATAGCGTTCTATAGAACTAGATATCACGGCTGGATAGGCTTTTATTGCTGCAAGCGTTTCTTCATCTACTGTTGAAAATTCAGATGCTTCCGGAACAAAACCATCATAATACTTGTTGGTTAAAACGACCACACGATTAATAAAGTTCCCGAAAATAGCCACGAGTTCATTGTTATTTCTAGCCTGAAAATCTGCCCAGGTAAAATCGTTATCCTTACTTTCTGGTGCGTTGGCTGTTAAGGCGTAACGCAACACATCTTGCTGATTTGGAAAATCCACTAAATAATCTGGTAACCAAACGGCCCAGTTTTTTGAGGTTGATAATTTCTGACCTTCTAAATTTAAAAATTCGTTAGCTGGCACATTATCTGGTAAAATATACGAACCTTCAGCTTTTAGCATGCTTGGGAAAATAATACAGTGAAACACAATATTGTCTTTACCAATAAAGTGTACCAATTTGGTGTCATCACTTTTCCAGTACGGTTCCCAATCTTTCCCTACACGTTCTGCCCATTCTTTAGTAGCAGAAATGTAACCGATAGGAGCATCAAACCAAACGTAAAGCACTTTGCCTTCACCACCTTTAACAGGAACAGGAATTCCCCAATCCAAATCTCTGGTTACGGCTCTTGGACGTAAACCATCATCAATCCACGATTTAACTTGTCCGTAAACATTAGGTTTCCAATCTTTTTTGTGACCTTCTAAAATCCATTCTTTTAAGAAAGCTTCATGTTTATCTAGAGGTAAAAACCAGTGTTTGGTTTCTTTCATTGTTGGAACATTTCCAGTAATAGCAGATTTCGGATTAATTAAATCTGTAGCATTTAAACTACTACCACATTTTTCACATTGATCGCCATAAGCTTCTTCATTACCACATTTTGGACAGGTTCCTGTTACAAAACGATCGGCTAAAAACTGGTTGGCTTCTTCGTCGTATAATTGCTCGGTAATTTCTTCTATAAATTCTCCTTTATCATACAAGGTTTTAAAAAATTCTTGAGCCGTATCATGATGAATTTCTGCAGACGTTCTGGAATAATTATCAAAGGTAATTCCGAAATCTTCAAAAGATTTTTTAATAATCGCATGGTATTTATCAACGATATCTTGAGGTGAAACACCTTCTTTTTTAGCTTTAATAGTAATAGGAACACCGTGTTCATCACTGCCGCAAATAAAGGCAACATCGTTATTTGTTAAACGTAAATAACGCGCGTAAATATCAGCAGGTACATACACACCAGCCAAATGGCCAATATGGATAGGACCGTTTGTGTACGGTAAAGCGGCTGTAATAGTATATCGTTTTGGTTGATTCATGATATTAATAAACTTGTGTCAAAAACAATAAGCCTATGCATGCCTTACTGTTTTTAATTATTATTTTGAAGTCACAAAAGTACGCATTTTAAGGTCTATTTAAACGTGTGAAATTATAAATTTTAGATGGCTTTTTTAAGATAACTTGTTTCTGATTTATGGTTGTTAAAATTTATAACATGTGAAAAAAAATGTACATTTACACTATGTCAAAAATCTCATTATTAATTGTGCTGTTTTGTTCGGTTTTGTTCTTTGGAACAGATACGGCAAAACAGGTAGAATCATCAACTCAAAAACTGCAAAAATTGATACAACCTCCATATTTAAAAGCAGGTGATACGGTTGCTATTGTAGCACCCTCGGGAATTCTAAAAAACCGTCAAGCCGAAGTCCAACGCGCTGTAAAATTATTAGAAAGTTGGGGATTGCATGCTTTGGTTGGTAAGCATGTTTTTAGTCAAGACAATCATTTTGCAGGTACAGATTTGGAACGTTGTGAAGATTTTCAAAAAGCGATGGATAATCCTACGGTTAGTGCTATTTGGGCTGCAAGAGGTGGTTATGGAACCGTAAGGATTTTAGATAAATTAGATTATACACAACTTAAAAAAAATCCAAAATGGTTAATAGGTTATAGTGATATTACAGCCTTACATAACGATTTTCATAATGAAGGTTTTGAAACCATTCATGCCATGATGTGCACTAGTTTAACAGCTGATGAAACCGGTTTAGACCAGACGATTGC
Above is a window of Bizionia sp. M204 DNA encoding:
- a CDS encoding OmpA family protein, producing the protein MRKVINKITLIALAGVLVISFTNCKAVENSNNRQKGAAIGVAGGAILGAIIGNNVKGGSSELGAVIGGVVGGGAGVIIGNQMDKQAQRIEEEVPGATVERVDQGIVVTFDENSGVHFATEKYNINAQSRENLDKLAGVFKEYPDTNLLIVGHTDSNGNDAYNMTLSKNRAMAVTDYLRDVKGISSSRLTTHWFGEEQPIVDNSTPEGRAKNRRVNIAIVPNEEMVNQAQQQSGN
- a CDS encoding Tex family protein, yielding MQLVSYIITHTQLPGTSVKNTVELLNDGSTIPFISRYRKERTGNLDEVQIGDIVKYKEQFETLEKRKITILKALEDQDVLSAELRQKIEATQDITTLEDIYLPFKKSRKTKAETARKNGLEPLAKIIMSQNASDVDSIAHKYIKGDISSAEDALEGARHIISEWINERTDVRNNIRQQLERFAIISTKVVKSKKDDEAAQKFRDYFEWEESLSRIPSHRLLAILRAEKEGFIKAKISIDDEKALFKIEDRIIKSRNACASQIQLAIQDAYKRLLFPSLSNEALQNAKEKADASAITVFAKNLKQLLLGSPLGEKRVLAIDPGFRTGCKIVCLDAQGKLKHNETIYPHPPKSDAIGAMKKISSLAEAYQIEAIAIGNGTASRETEALIRKVHFKNDIQVFVVSEAGASIYSASKIAREEFPNYDVTVRGSVSIGRRLQDPLAELVKIDAKSIGVGQYQHDVDQTKLQSELDTVVESCVNAVGVNINTASTSLLSYVSGIGPKLAENIVNYRTEHGVFKSRNAIKKVPRLGDKAFEQGAAFLRIKESKNPLDDSAVHPESYTIVEKMAKDLGKPISELIGNSTVLQKLNLPDYCSDSVGLLTLQDIIKELEKPGLDIREQAKVFTFNQNIKSITDLQEGQLLPGIVNNITNFGAFVDVGIKESGLIHVSNLSDSFVSDVNAHVSLHQQVIVKVLEVDVPRKRIQLKLHK
- a CDS encoding methyltransferase, with protein sequence MSSELKLHWNTAYNKADNQLGWFEENPEQTMKLVLKTQLPKDARILNVGAGTTTLIDALLDADYTNLIVNDLSNQALEKLQTRIKNSHNYNLNCVVDDLTKPKKLNQLEPIDLWIDRAVLHFFLAEKNQQAYFNLIKQIVAKNGFVLIAVFATNGAEKCCGLDLKRYNTSMLQDELGSDFELISSFNHTFINPFGGERPYIYTLFKRLTCN
- the metG gene encoding methionine--tRNA ligase, whose translation is MNQPKRYTITAALPYTNGPIHIGHLAGVYVPADIYARYLRLTNNDVAFICGSDEHGVPITIKAKKEGVSPQDIVDKYHAIIKKSFEDFGITFDNYSRTSAEIHHDTAQEFFKTLYDKGEFIEEITEQLYDEEANQFLADRFVTGTCPKCGNEEAYGDQCEKCGSSLNATDLINPKSAITGNVPTMKETKHWFLPLDKHEAFLKEWILEGHKKDWKPNVYGQVKSWIDDGLRPRAVTRDLDWGIPVPVKGGEGKVLYVWFDAPIGYISATKEWAERVGKDWEPYWKSDDTKLVHFIGKDNIVFHCIIFPSMLKAEGSYILPDNVPANEFLNLEGQKLSTSKNWAVWLPDYLVDFPNQQDVLRYALTANAPESKDNDFTWADFQARNNNELVAIFGNFINRVVVLTNKYYDGFVPEASEFSTVDEETLAAIKAYPAVISSSIERYRFREASQEFMNLARLGNKYLADEEPWKLVKTDEARTKTIMFVALQIASALATLGEPFLPFTSAKLKKILRVAENDSDSSGEVKNSWNDISTKPTLIPAGHQIGPAELLFSKIEDETIQLQLEKLEASKKANEASNKAVEPEKETISFEDFSKLDLRVGTILEAEKMPKANKLLVLKVDTGIDVRTIVSGIAESFKPEDIIGRKVTVLVNLAPRKLRGVESQGMILMTENPEGALVFVNPDDASVTNGLQIS
- a CDS encoding LD-carboxypeptidase; translation: MSKISLLIVLFCSVLFFGTDTAKQVESSTQKLQKLIQPPYLKAGDTVAIVAPSGILKNRQAEVQRAVKLLESWGLHALVGKHVFSQDNHFAGTDLERCEDFQKAMDNPTVSAIWAARGGYGTVRILDKLDYTQLKKNPKWLIGYSDITALHNDFHNEGFETIHAMMCTSLTADETGLDQTIATFKKALFGEPIAYTLRGSKYNKVGVVNAPIVGGNLTMLHTMLGSKSSIDTSGKILFIEEIGEYKYHVDRMLQSLKRAGYFNNCAGVLVGDMTKMRKNTTAWGSSIEQLILDALSDYDFPIAFNMPAGHEDDNRAMILGQDVELVVGKDQSTVQFSK
- a CDS encoding copper resistance protein NlpE N-terminal domain-containing protein; the protein is MKKHIVAFAVLALLFSVSCKSDKQENTESTEVEITENETKPDMHTSQNSLDWKGTYVGTLPCADCEGIKTTIRLNEDMSYEAVMDYLGKKDGVFETRGYYKWEDNGQNILLSDDNETKFKVGENKLIQLDKSGEVVTGELAEFYVLQKQDMNNTGEIAFTDTKWKLVKLMGQDITDSEAFISFATDENKVFGHAGCNNFNGSFEVANKLQLKLSKMATTMKSCPEEDMKIEQKFLEVLNTVDNFSLSGNTMTLNKAKMAPLAVFEAVE
- a CDS encoding lipocalin family protein — encoded protein: MRHIIVLVLTLSLLSCGTTKVVRDSEKDLKGSWTLNSFNYSKTGSFAVDLFNDTSTDCFEGSTWNFVPNNNSGTYVINSGNCATGPRKFKFSIQEIDPTSGLYDFLLKPVDAKGNSDTNQGYRLKLAGITATTMQWRQTVTLDGSPFTIFMNFTKQ